A part of Acidobacteriota bacterium genomic DNA contains:
- a CDS encoding pyridoxine 5'-phosphate synthase: MTALSVNVNKIAWLRNSRDGARPSVLEAARPAIAAGAHGITVHPRPDQRHIRPADVDALAALLAAEAPHVEFNIEGNPAAGPRDNGYPGFDCLVETARPDQATLVPDADAQLTSDHGWDLSDPAAARFVREVASRYRDWGVRVSLFMDPVAEQIARAKECGADRVELYTGPYADLVERHGLEHPETRAGREAYARAARYAGELRLGVNAGHDLNLDNLAAFIAIGGIAEVSIGHALIAAALEMGLSTAVRRYLDAIAAGASGLENSLDDAGSA; this comes from the coding sequence ATGACCGCGCTATCGGTCAACGTCAACAAGATCGCCTGGCTGCGCAACTCGCGCGACGGCGCGCGGCCCAGCGTCCTGGAGGCCGCCCGGCCCGCCATCGCGGCCGGCGCACACGGCATCACCGTCCATCCGCGGCCCGATCAGCGCCACATCCGCCCGGCCGACGTCGACGCGCTGGCCGCGCTGCTCGCCGCCGAGGCGCCGCACGTCGAGTTCAACATCGAGGGCAACCCGGCCGCCGGTCCCCGCGACAACGGGTACCCGGGGTTCGACTGCCTCGTCGAGACGGCGCGGCCCGACCAGGCGACACTGGTCCCGGACGCCGACGCGCAGCTCACCTCCGACCACGGCTGGGACCTGTCCGACCCGGCTGCGGCCCGCTTCGTGCGGGAGGTCGCCTCTCGCTACCGGGACTGGGGCGTCCGCGTCAGCCTGTTCATGGATCCGGTCGCGGAGCAGATCGCGCGCGCGAAGGAATGCGGGGCCGACCGGGTCGAGCTCTACACCGGTCCCTACGCCGATCTCGTCGAGCGCCACGGGCTGGAGCATCCGGAGACTCGCGCCGGACGGGAGGCCTACGCCCGCGCGGCCCGGTATGCGGGGGAGCTTCGGCTAGGCGTCAACGCCGGCCACGACCTGAACCTCGACAACCTCGCCGCGTTCATAGCCATCGGCGGCATCGCGGAGGTCTCCATCGGCCACGCGCTGATCGCCGCAGCGCTGGAGATGGGCCTGTCGACCGCCGTGCGGCGGTACCTCGACGCCATCGCGGCCGGTGCGTCCGGATTGGAGAACTCACTCGACGATGCGGGATCTGCATGA
- a CDS encoding type II toxin-antitoxin system prevent-host-death family antitoxin — protein MLQVNVHEAKTHLSRLIRQALDGEEVVIARGNRPLIRLQVLPEARKARELGSERGLIVRMEDDFDAPLEDFAEYV, from the coding sequence ATGCTCCAGGTCAACGTACACGAAGCCAAGACACATCTCTCAAGGCTCATCCGGCAGGCTCTGGACGGTGAGGAAGTCGTGATCGCGAGGGGGAACCGGCCGCTGATCCGCCTGCAGGTTCTGCCCGAGGCGCGGAAGGCGCGAGAGCTCGGCAGCGAGCGCGGCCTCATCGTGCGCATGGAAGACGACTTCGATGCTCCGCTCGAGGACTTCGCGGAGTACGTCTGA
- a CDS encoding type II toxin-antitoxin system VapC family toxin, which translates to MRLLLDTHALLWAVGAPDRLTERVRAALLADHNEISLSIASLWEVAIKVSLQRLELSPDWRASIDNGRARMGARWLAVESNHCVQVAQLPWHHRDPFDRMLIAQAMCEGMTLISRDRAVADYSAPVLW; encoded by the coding sequence GTGCGTCTCCTTCTCGACACCCATGCCCTGCTCTGGGCCGTCGGTGCTCCCGACCGGTTGACCGAGCGCGTGCGCGCAGCGCTGCTTGCGGATCACAACGAAATTTCGCTCAGCATCGCGAGTCTGTGGGAGGTCGCCATCAAGGTGAGTCTTCAACGCCTCGAGCTCTCACCGGACTGGCGGGCGTCGATCGACAACGGCCGCGCGCGGATGGGAGCGCGTTGGCTGGCCGTCGAGTCGAATCACTGCGTCCAGGTGGCGCAACTCCCCTGGCATCATCGGGATCCGTTCGATCGCATGCTCATCGCGCAGGCGATGTGCGAGGGCATGACCCTGATCAGCAGGGATCGCGCCGTCGCTGACTACTCCGCGCCCGTATTGTGGTAA